TTGATTATTGAAAGGGTATCCTGAGATGTGACTTATTATTGGAGTTTCTTTTCACCCTTGAAATGACTACTAAAGTGTAACAAGACTTGGTGTATAAGGATTCATTGAAGAGTCTGTACCTAGCTCAGAAGAGTCCTGACTAAGCCATAGAAAGcaccaaagaaacacaaaaacagattCTTTTTCTGCAAGGAAATTTATTTgataaggaaaacaattgaggCTAAGTACAAGGGTAATGACAGATCATGATGCCCCAGAGTACATGTTGATGTTGTCCCTGGTCTCAGCGGCAGCAGAGTATGGCTGGTAATGGACCTAGTATGCAACCCCCAGAAACACGCTCAGATCCTCTGCAGGATTTTTTTCTACAGAAGCATCTCAGGCCAGGTGCAGCTGAGGAAACAGAGAATACCAGGCACTAAGTAAGGTATCCAGCAGTGTGCAATAGTATACAGTACCATAAAGACACATGACATATGGTACAGAGGACATTTGTTTGTATCAGTGACATCACACCCAGAACCAAGATCAACTCCAAACACTgggaaataatacatttaaaaagtgttGGTCACATGTGGATCCCACATTACAAACTGTTTTAAgtctttctataaaataaaacatgttttatatttttgcaaAAAAATCCCAAGTGTTGATCACAAGACAGACTTGACAGGCATTTCTGTTCCTTCACCTTTTTGTGTCTTCCTAACACAACACAATCATACACTGGCATTTGCTTCCTATATCTATTCTTTTAAGCAGAgaagatttttctttcaaaaacaaagttAACAACTGGATAGACAAAGGGCTAATTAATATACTCTATATTTTGAAACTATTCTACAGATACATTTTTAGGTCAAAGTCCTCAAAAGAAAGACAATTAGTTATGCTTTTTTAACTTTGTCTATTACTTCTATGATTTAGACAGTGAAGATCATGGAGGATCATCAGAGAAACCTTTCCGAATCACACAGCTCTGCACAGGATTCCAGGGCACCCCTtcaaccctgtctcaggagaccCCAACCCACTATCACACTTGGGCATCACCACTCACCTTGACCTGGAATAGCAGAGCCATCTGGGTCTCCAAAGGAGATGGACACATCTTGGTCTTCTACTCCTGGCTGCTCCTCATTTTTAACCTCCTCAGTTGCTTCTGGCAGAGGATCAGCCAGGGCCTGAAAGGCCAGCAGGACAAGGGCAGAGAGGAGGACAAGTGTCTTCATGGCTGAGAGTCACCTGGAGGAGGGATGAACAGGAGCCTAGTCTGTAGGGAGTGAGGAGCCAGGCTGTATTTATAGGGCTGTCATGAGAAGGTGCAGACACAAGATCTGTAAGGAGAGAGGGCACACACTGATGGAACTGGGAGAGACCCTTGCCCTCACGATCCCTTTGATGTTCCTTTGTTCTCATAGCTGCTGCCATGATGTTGGTCTGTGTGTTCAGTGACAGCCCTCCCTGCTCCCTTCCAGCTGACAATGATGAAGTGGCATAGCTCACTTCTCCTGTTTCCCATCTGCTTGAGTGTTTACATTTCTGtagtgaggaaaagaaaaaggcgGGCATTTCAAGGTTAGTAAGCTCATGgaactgggttttttttgtttctgaagtGGGAACTTGCAGTTCTTAGAGAGTGAGGATCCTGGAACACACCTGTGGATTGGACACTCTTTTAGTCTTTTAGTCATTCTGGGGTTTAATCATCCTCATGAAGGAAGAATTTGTGAATCCCCTCCTTTGGGACCTTTATGGAGAAAGTAAGATGGTCATGGTGAATCTAGTTCAAGAGGCGTTGAAGACAGAAGTGGTCAGATTGAGGCTAGAGCATGTTGTCATGAAGAAGCTGGTATGACCTGAACACATCTCATGAGGGCATTTCAGGGGCCTCTTCACACTTGGGGAGCCATCAAATGATGTGCTGTGGTTCACATCTGAGATtgtggtcattttatttttaggagaCAAGAATTAAGGCACAATTAACATCCTCagaacaaattgagagcatgggaagaggggggacgAAGCTACCAGagtgagaagggaggaaaggaaggatgcagaggtcacgaggaagcagaaatattgagtcaggtgtagattagaagaaaggacatatgataggtaggattttagttgagggtggtagaagaggaagggaggaggaagtgaactgagattgtcatgtaattcagtcttgtttgtaattcaaatatatataaaaataacaaaataaaaaacaaaataaaacgaCACAATAAAGAGTTTGCATGCCAGGAAATCCTCCTCCTGGCTTTCCATGAAACCAGTAGTCTTCACCATGACACTTTCCTGTACTGGACTGTTATGTTTTCCCTAGTACTCATGTTGtgcaaaagaataaatgaataaacaagtaTATCAAGTTTTCTCTTGCCTTAAATTATTCATGGTATCAGCTATGAATTCATTCATCAAATTGAGATCCTTTTCCAGTTTGTAGAATTTAGTGATTTCTATGCATTTTTATTAAGTAAGAAAACATCAATGTATATCATCTTATggatacatatataatacaaatatataaatataccatCTTGCCTAAAAGCCCCAATGGTTTTGATTGCATATCTAGAAGCAGAAAATCTATTACCAAAGTGATGCATATAAAGTCATATAGGCTCACTGTTCCCATCCATAATACAATGGTGACTGTTGATCATGCTACTGACCATCATGAAGCCAATATGACAACCATCATGGATACCTCAAGCAACTTTCCAGATTATATATGCCTCACTTGTAATTCCTTCAACCAGTGCCTTATACTCTCTTTGCATGTCCAGGCCCAACCAAGACTTGTCTGACCATTGTGGGAGTAGTCTACTGTTTATTTAACTGAATCAGAATCTTGTGGATACATATAAGATCTGATACATGCTGCTCATTCTGTGTACCAGGGATGGAGAATAATGAATGTACTACTCACTTTGACACCTGGAAGGACATGCTACTTACCCATGATATTGTGAGGCTTAGTCAAGAGCCTTTGGAATGTAAGTGTCTGACTCttaaatgaaacagttttaatgAATATCATGACTCCAGTTAGTAGCAACTGCAAGGAGGATACAGCTTCCAGATGGAAAGTGAAATAAAGAAGTTCAAATGATTCTGCTAGCCCAATTGTGAgcctcttctctctcattttgacttaaaattatttataaaaaatcaATGTATATTTGTTTAACATATATTGTAGGGATCAAGGAgacttaatttaaaagaaaaaataaaacaaaaacaacagaatagCTTAGAATTCAAGGAGAGGACAGAACATTCTAAGAAAAAGACACAGCAAAAAGAGAAGGTGGATATCTAGTGTCGGGGGTCTTGACCTGTTGTCAATTGCTTTTGTGCAGGCACTTCGTACACTCTGTGGGGTTTTCCAGAGCTCAGTGGCATGTGTGCTCAAATGGCTATTCATGCTTGTTCTTCTATGGCTCTGGATAGAGAGCTAAGGGTTCTGACATCCTAGAATGGGGACCACTTTCCCTTGAGGATGTCCATGCAGATGTGCCTTCCATATCTACTATGGGGTGGGAGCAGGGAGTGAGGAACTTCACCATGGGTCCATTGTAAGGGTAGGCACTGGAGAACTCTAGTGAGAGTTTATACCTCAGGTCTTGATATCCTGTGCACGCTGCTCCATGGATTGTCCCTACCCATTTGAACAGGTTGTCTGATTCAGGAAGGTGGAAATCCCTTTGtcgccagaaaaaaaaaaagtgtcatcaATTCCTGCTGTATTCTCTCATCCACAGGGCCACTTGTGGCAACCCTGCTGGGCTCTGCTCCCTTGCAAATATCAGTCACACTGGCAGTAGCTGAGTGGAGATTTTGTTAGAACATCCCAGGGTTGGCAGGGGAGCCTGACACAAAAACAGGAGTGCAGAGATGACAGGGCAACtcaattttctctta
The Cricetulus griseus strain 17A/GY chromosome 1 unlocalized genomic scaffold, alternate assembly CriGri-PICRH-1.0 chr1_1, whole genome shotgun sequence genome window above contains:
- the LOC100768088 gene encoding alpha-defensin 10-like — its product is MKTLVLLSALVLLAFQALADPLPEATEEVKNEEQPGVEDQDVSISFGDPDGSAIPGQAAPGLRCFCRKKSCRGSERVSGGCILGPLPAILCCR